The proteins below are encoded in one region of Mesoplasma melaleucae:
- a CDS encoding DNA cytosine methyltransferase, which yields MYSSIGYYTQTYVLEANKYGTPQNRKRVFAFSVRKNISKNFKDTF from the coding sequence TTGTATAGTTCTATAGGTTACTACACGCAAACTTATGTTTTAGAAGCAAATAAATATGGAACACCGCAAAATAGAAAAAGAGTTTTTGCATTTAGTGTTAGAAAAAATATATCTAAAAATTTTAAAGACACTTTTTAA